Part of the Candidatus Cloacimonadaceae bacterium genome, TTCGGTTTCTTGCACGTTGTTTGAGCACTTGACAGCCCAAAGCTGATGTTGGAAGCTCTGGTAATTGGTAAGATTTTGCGCTGCGTAGCCATGTCCCACTGATTGACCGATACTGACCACCTGAACCAGATTGGGATATTGGGTCTGCAATTGAAATAGCTCCGCTTGTAGCTGCTGGTAATTGCGATATCCGGGAATGTCTCGATGGCTGCCGGCAAGATTGGTCTTGAGCTGCGCTTCCGTCTGCGTGATATAGATATTGGGAAACTCGCGATAAAGCGCAAGGAATCCGTCATTTGATACCACAAGATCGAGATATTCTCCCGGACGGTGGGACGCGATATCGGCTCCCTGATTGGTGAATCTTTCCACCAACGCCATCGTGGGATTGTCGATGCGGACGACCATGCGCTGAGGATTGGGCTCTGCGCTCGGCAGATTGACGCAGAAGAGCAAGATAAGAATTGCAAGGATCAGTTTCATAAAGAAGCTCCTTATTATGTGGGTAAAAAAAACGCAGTGGGGAATGCCGGGCGGCATCCCCACTGCTCGGAGGGCATTCTATGTAGGGTCTGTAGGCTAAGGTCGTTTATAGACATGGGCTGTTTTCTGTCAAGAACTTTATGCGGTTTTTTGCAAATATTTTTGTTGATTATTATCCACAATTTGCTAATTTCCGATTATCATCTTGCGGGAGTAGGACTTATCTCCAAGTCGCAGGTTCAAAATATATATCCCAGGAGACAAAACTTTACCATTGTTATCCCTACTGTTCCAAAGAATTCGATTAACTCCGTTGAAGACCGCTCGTGTATTATGTTGATAAACAAGTTGCCCGCGGATGTTGAATACTTTCAACATTATTTCATCGTTCCGGTGGCTTTTATAGTCGAGATTCACATGGCTGTCTTTAGTTCCGCGGAAGGGATTTGGATAGAGAGCGAGGAAAGCGGACGAAATTGGGGGACTGCTCTGATCATCGCCGGAAACCGTATCGATGGGGATCATCTGCCACTGGTCGCCACTCGGATAGACCATCGTATTTGGCGGCGTGGAGTTATCATAAGCGATTATCTGATAGTAGAATGCGACGTCTCCGGTCACAAACTCCGGATAGTAATCAAAGCTCCAGATTCCGGTCTGTGTTTCATTCATGGAAACGGATATCGGAGCTGCTGCATCCACGCGATAACGAAAGATCACCTGGCTGATGCCGAAATTGTCGTTGACGATAGCGCTGAAAGTAACCGGCTCGCTTTGCTGTACCATGGATGCCACGGGAGGAACATGTTCGATAGTTGGAGGGACAGCATCCGGAGCGATGATGAAACGATGCGGATCGCGGGCACCGGTAAAGGGATGATCGGTCGATCTGCCGGATTGATCGGCAGCGTGCACAAAATAGCGGATCGTGTCCCCGGGAGCGAAACCTCCGACCATGGTGTTGAAGTTGTTTCCGGCGATGTTGATCAAATTGGCACGCAGCCAGGCACCGCTATTGATCTTGTATGAAACAAAGAGCGAATCGGAAAAGAGAGCAGTGTTGCTATATGCTTTGATCCGTACGGCAAAATCGAACCCAGCGGAAAGCGGATGCGTCCCCCAGTGCGGATTATGCGTGATGTGCAACATTTGTCCGTCCGGAATCTCATGCACGCGGCAATGCAGCGCGTCAGTGGATTCCCAAGGCGC contains:
- a CDS encoding agmatine deiminase family protein → MSFKNCFLACVVVLALLSLQLPLFGDQVLKTDLTGVLSRFIETNPPTGPVRPVSEFDPASQVMIRYPLGIPVSLVAQLSNTLQVLTIVSSTSVQNQAVTAFNSGGVNMANVAFMIAATESYWTRDYGPLFIFDGNDNLSVVDFQYNRPRPNDNMIPQIFAGQSSLTYYGMNLQQTGGNYMTDGINTAAQTMIAYTENSSLTQAQVNAKMQAYLGITSYHVLPDPNNTYIDHIDCWGKFLAPDKVLIRSVPTTHAQYSAIEQTANYFANLNCAWGYPYKVYRVNTPQNQPYTNSYIVNRKVFVPIMNSTNDAAALQVYRTALPGYEVIGVAGPSSAPWESTDALHCRVHEIPDGQMLHITHNPHWGTHPLSAGFDFAVRIKAYSNTALFSDSLFVSYKINSGAWLRANLINIAGNNFNTMVGGFAPGDTIRYFVHAADQSGRSTDHPFTGARDPHRFIIAPDAVPPTIEHVPPVASMVQQSEPVTFSAIVNDNFGISQVIFRYRVDAAAPISVSMNETQTGIWSFDYYPEFVTGDVAFYYQIIAYDNSTPPNTMVYPSGDQWQMIPIDTVSGDDQSSPPISSAFLALYPNPFRGTKDSHVNLDYKSHRNDEIMLKVFNIRGQLVYQHNTRAVFNGVNRILWNSRDNNGKVLSPGIYILNLRLGDKSYSRKMIIGN